The following proteins are encoded in a genomic region of Oncorhynchus keta strain PuntledgeMale-10-30-2019 chromosome 35, Oket_V2, whole genome shotgun sequence:
- the LOC118368704 gene encoding G-protein coupled receptor 26-like encodes MDFVEIIFALFIIVVAIVSLLSNLLVLLCFVQSTEIRRQVPGIFTMNLSFCNILITLLNMPSTLVGIIGNQQPFGDCLCHTVSFLETFLTANTMLSMAALSIDRWIAVVFPLSYSSKMRYKDAVIMMCYSWLHSLTFSVIALLFSWVDYSHIYASCTLHLSEESDRMKFTIFTVVFHATSFMLSLLILCFTYLKVLKVARFHCKRIDVITMQTLFLLVDIHPTVKQRCLVEQKRRKQRATKKISIFIGSFIICFAPYVITRLTELLPFVGINRHWGIFSKCLTYSKAASDPFAYSLLRQQYKKVLVTVINRLLRRDLYPSSGHNSSLDTENDYSLHRIS; translated from the exons ATGGACTTTGTGGAAATTATATTCGCGTTGTTCATTATTGTGGTCGCAATTGTCTCGTTGTTGTCGAACTTGCTGGTGCTGCTATGTTTTGTCCAGAGCACCGAGATCCGCCGACAGGTGCCGGGAATATTCACCATGAACCTGTCTTTCTGCAACATACTTATCACCCTTTTGAACATGCCATCGACATTGGTGGGGATTATCGGAAACCAGCAGCCTTTTGGAGATTGCCTTTGCCATACAGTGAGCTTTCTGGAGACCTTTTTGACTGCGAACACTATGTTGAGTATGGCAGCACTCAGTATAGACCGCTGGATAGCGGTGGTCTTTCCCTTGAGTTACTCCAGTAAAATGCGCTACAAGGACGCAGTGATCATGATGTGCTACTCGTGGCTCCACTCCCTCACGTTTTCCGTCATCGCCCTCCTGTTCTCCTGGGTTGACTATAGCCACATTTACGCCTCGTGCACCTTGCATTTGAGCGAGGAGAGCGACAGGATGAAGTTTACAATATTCACCGTCGTTTTCCACGCCACTAGTTTCATGCTCTCTCTACTGATCCTGTGCTTCACCTATCTGAAGGTGTTAAAAGTTGCACGCTTCCACTGCAAGAGGATTGACGTTATAACCATGCAGACCCTGTTCTTGCTGGTGGATATTCACCCAAC TGTGAAACAAAGGTGCCTGGTAGAGCAAAAGCGGAGGAAACAGAGAGCCACCAAGAAAATCAGCATTTTCATTGGGTCGTTCATCATCTGTTTTGCTCCCTATGTTATTACGAG GCTGACGGAGCTGCTTCCCTTCGTGGGCATCAATCGCCACTGGGGAATCTTCAGTAAGTGCCTGACATACAGCAAGGCTGCGTCTGACCCCTTTGCCTACTCCCTCCTGCGTCAACAGTACAAGAAGGTCCTGGTTACCGTCATCAACCGGCTGCTGCGCCGTGACCTGTACCCATCGTCTGGCCACAACAGCTCTCTGGACACAGAGAACGACTACTCTCTCCATAGGATCAGTTAA